One stretch of Manis pentadactyla isolate mManPen7 chromosome 10, mManPen7.hap1, whole genome shotgun sequence DNA includes these proteins:
- the LOC130685051 gene encoding eukaryotic peptide chain release factor GTP-binding subunit ERF3A-like isoform X3 → MLAPVEPSEEEQLLCVGSNSAVSMELSETVVENGETEMSPEESREHKEEISEAEPVGGSLGGGRPPEEGAQEMMEEEEEIPKPKSVVAPPGAPKKEHVNVVFIGHVDAGKSTIGGQIMVLSLSEVACTFSHTPPRAETVSALKTAPGTVDRAGAVFDKVQARGGILKTETS, encoded by the exons ATGTTAG CACCTGTGGAACCTTCTGAAGAGGAACAATTGTTGTGTGTAG gttcaaattcagctgttAGCATGGAACTTTCAGAAACTGTTG TAGAAAATGGGGAGACAGAAATGTCCCCAGAAGAATCACGGGAGCACAAAGAAGAAATCAGTGAAGCAGAGCCAGTGGGTGGCTCCTTGGGAGGTGGAAGGCCCCCAGAGGAAGGTGCCCAGGAgatgatggaggaggaagaggagatacCAAAACCCAAATCTGTGGTTGCACCACCAGGTGCTCCTAAGAAGGAACATGTAAATGTTGTATTCATTGGGCATGTAG ATGCTGGCAAGTCAACCATTGGAGGACAAATAAT ggtgctgtctctctctgaagttgcctgcactttttct CATACACCTCCTAGAGCAGAGACCGTGTCGGCACttaaaacagcacctggcactgTAGACCGAGCTGGGGCAgtgtttgacaaggtccaggcacgaggaggaatcctgaaaacagaaacctcatag
- the LOC130685055 gene encoding putative nuclear envelope pore membrane protein POM 121B — protein MIHVSSYFAAITSAFAAMTLTTTSGTSTSVFGGTTLTPFTSRVSAGPAGSGGFVISMAAPHNSSTTGSFRFGSGRTGRTGLKNPFWGSLNPDSLGAAGQSTPSTIHVARTPQDTSEIAAITSAFAAMTLTTSSGTSSSVFGVTTSLPFTSGV, from the exons atgatccatgtttcttcctattttgcagccatcacctcggcCTTTGCAGCTATGACCCTGACCACCACCAGCGGGACCAGTACCTCAGTGTTCGGTGGCACTACGTTAACGCCCTTCAcgtccagggtgtcagcagggcccgCTGGCAGTGGAGGTTTTGTGATCAGTATGGCTGCCCCCCACAACAGCTCCACCACTGGCTCATTCAGATTTGGGTCAGGACGgactgggagaactggtctcaagaaccctttctggggatccttgaatccagactccctgggtgcagctggccagagcacaccctctacCATCCACGTGGCCAGGACACCTCAGGACACGTCTGAgattgcag ccatcacctcggcCTTTGCAGCTATGACCCTGACCACCAGCAGTGGGACCAGTAGCTCTGTGTTTGGCGTTACCACCTCATTGCCCTTCACGTCTGGGGTGTGA
- the LOC130685051 gene encoding eukaryotic peptide chain release factor GTP-binding subunit ERF3A-like isoform X4, giving the protein MLAPVEPSEEEQLLCVGSNSAVSMELSETVVENGETEMSPEESREHKEEISEAEPVGGSLGGGRPPEEGAQEMMEEEEEIPKPKSVVAPPGAPKKEHVNVVFIGHVASGHSWLFSAHENIRLVSAFGPLLLCLQRPQPQPLSLLPTLELWPWPLFSIVSERLPLTT; this is encoded by the exons ATGTTAG CACCTGTGGAACCTTCTGAAGAGGAACAATTGTTGTGTGTAG gttcaaattcagctgttAGCATGGAACTTTCAGAAACTGTTG TAGAAAATGGGGAGACAGAAATGTCCCCAGAAGAATCACGGGAGCACAAAGAAGAAATCAGTGAAGCAGAGCCAGTGGGTGGCTCCTTGGGAGGTGGAAGGCCCCCAGAGGAAGGTGCCCAGGAgatgatggaggaggaagaggagatacCAAAACCCAAATCTGTGGTTGCACCACCAGGTGCTCCTAAGAAGGAACATGTAAATGTTGTATTCATTGGGCATGTAG CCTCTGGCCAcagctggctcttctctgctcatgaaaacattagGCTCgtgtctgcctttgggcctttgctcctgtgcctgcaacgtcctcaaccccagccgctgtccctgctcccaactctggaactatgGCCATGGCCTCTGTTttctattgtctcagaaaggctgccgctgaccacctaa